One region of Haloprofundus salilacus genomic DNA includes:
- a CDS encoding DUF5795 family protein yields the protein MTNRVVEGRMVTAERLAELIEGERPMEADSIDDADFDCPECGGNVLSVGYMPSVTEFVTGYKCQDCEWADDDR from the coding sequence ATGACAAATCGCGTCGTCGAAGGACGTATGGTGACTGCCGAGCGTCTCGCCGAACTCATCGAGGGTGAGCGTCCGATGGAGGCCGACAGCATCGACGACGCCGACTTCGACTGTCCGGAGTGTGGCGGCAACGTTCTCAGCGTCGGCTACATGCCGAGCGTCACCGAGTTCGTCACCGGTTACAAGTGTCAGGACTGCGAGTGGGCCGACGACGATCGGTAA
- a CDS encoding metal-dependent hydrolase yields MVDVSGHLGIALIALAPAWLLVDRESALLFVALGLPFGMLPDVDLYLRASLQTVQHHGVTHTLLFVGIASVVLGPCLGRTLLPRLAASDSLSRTADALDAPATFAGLAVLVAAASHLVGDILSAPDISQPIEPFWPVFEQSLGLDLVYYDSNPVNFGLLAAGVLLNVGLWWWQR; encoded by the coding sequence ATGGTAGACGTTAGTGGCCATCTCGGCATCGCGCTGATCGCGCTCGCACCGGCTTGGTTGCTCGTCGACCGAGAGTCGGCGCTGCTGTTCGTCGCGCTCGGACTCCCGTTCGGAATGTTGCCAGACGTCGACCTCTATCTGAGAGCCTCGTTACAGACTGTCCAGCACCACGGCGTCACGCACACGCTGCTGTTCGTCGGTATCGCGAGCGTCGTCCTCGGCCCGTGTCTGGGTCGGACGCTCCTGCCGCGACTCGCTGCCAGCGACTCGCTGTCGCGAACCGCCGACGCGCTCGACGCTCCGGCGACGTTCGCCGGGTTGGCGGTGCTCGTCGCCGCTGCAAGCCATCTGGTCGGCGACATCCTCTCCGCACCGGATATCTCACAGCCGATAGAACCGTTCTGGCCCGTCTTCGAGCAGTCGCTCGGCCTTGATCTCGTCTACTACGACTCGAATCCGGTGAACTTCGGGTTGCTGGCGGCAGGCGTCCTCCTCAACGTCGGGCTCTGGTGGTGGCAGCGATGA
- a CDS encoding DUF5794 domain-containing protein: MSVSKHPIALRLEQQVGGATRLLATVMALPLVDGIFPALVLAGALTTTTASGATAFSPVGIVETGLLIFGGSATMAVILAEMDGTPREQVKSVLLLGAILIPLAAVEAALAGTIESLLNIAIFERFAGLVIIAIAAKTASAEVGKYLPGPAVIIGLGLVASFDPAGAQLVVDLDPVTVLAGAAAAGVGVAFALGVALFGDQLRGKVDIDLFRFGSSVALAMLALTVLGIMNTQYPVALGVLCVTAVFSYDPGGSDDADVVDTAETPDAAGTAGAVPDGGDDSQSAGDIPQSAVRRADEEEEDSGPAYGYPGEDDSRAPWL; encoded by the coding sequence ATGAGTGTCTCAAAGCACCCGATTGCGCTGCGCCTAGAGCAGCAGGTCGGCGGCGCGACGCGCCTCCTCGCGACGGTGATGGCGCTGCCGCTCGTCGACGGTATCTTCCCCGCGCTCGTGTTAGCGGGGGCGCTGACGACGACGACCGCCAGCGGCGCGACCGCCTTCTCGCCGGTGGGAATCGTCGAAACCGGTTTGCTCATTTTCGGCGGGTCGGCGACGATGGCGGTCATCCTCGCCGAGATGGACGGCACGCCGCGCGAACAGGTCAAATCCGTCCTCCTGTTGGGAGCGATACTGATTCCGCTAGCGGCGGTTGAAGCGGCCCTCGCCGGAACTATCGAGAGCCTCCTCAACATCGCCATCTTCGAGCGGTTCGCCGGACTAGTCATCATCGCCATCGCGGCGAAGACCGCGAGCGCCGAAGTCGGTAAGTATCTGCCGGGACCGGCGGTCATCATCGGTCTCGGTCTCGTGGCAAGTTTCGACCCTGCCGGCGCGCAGTTGGTCGTTGACCTCGACCCCGTGACCGTGTTAGCGGGCGCGGCCGCCGCGGGCGTCGGCGTCGCCTTCGCGCTCGGTGTTGCGCTGTTCGGCGACCAACTGCGCGGCAAGGTCGACATCGACCTGTTCCGCTTCGGAAGTTCGGTCGCGCTGGCGATGCTGGCGCTGACGGTGCTCGGCATCATGAACACCCAGTACCCCGTCGCACTCGGCGTGCTCTGCGTAACGGCGGTGTTCTCCTACGACCCTGGCGGGTCCGACGACGCCGACGTAGTCGACACCGCCGAGACGCCCGACGCCGCGGGGACCGCCGGTGCGGTCCCCGACGGCGGCGACGACTCGCAGTCGGCCGGCGACATCCCGCAGTCGGCGGTGCGCCGCGCGGACGAGGAGGAAGAGGACTCCGGCCCGGCGTACGGCTACCCGGGCGAGGACGACTCGCGCGCCCCGTGGCTCTGA
- the guaB gene encoding IMP dehydrogenase: MANDVPDDTFSEKLRVPEALTFDDVLLRPMESRVEPDDADVATRVSKRVELNIPVLSAAMDTVTESGMAIGMAREGGLGVLHRNMPVEAMVAEIERVKRADELVIRRENVVTASPEQTVREVDAMMEAEGVSGAPVVDDDDEVLGIISGTDIRPYLEVGERDEVREAMTDEVITAGEDVTAREALELMYDYKIERVPIVDENDRLVGLVTMQGILQRREHEYAARDDEGRLVVGVAVGPFETDRAVAADDAGADVLFIDCAHAHNLNVIDSARDIKAEVDADVVVGNIGTREAAEAVVDFADGVKVGIGPGSICTTRVVTGSGMPQITAVAEVADVASRENVPVIADGGIRYSGDAIKAIAAGADAVMLGSYFAGTKEAPGRVITMNGKKYKQYRGMGSVGAMRSGGGDRYLKDADEDEEFVPEGVEAATPYKGTLASELHQLVGGMKSGMGYVGAETIPVFKERARFVRVSSAGQTEGHPHDVMITDEAPNYSPQE; encoded by the coding sequence ATGGCGAACGACGTTCCCGACGACACGTTCTCGGAGAAACTACGAGTACCGGAGGCGCTGACGTTCGACGACGTGCTGCTCCGACCGATGGAGAGTCGCGTCGAACCCGACGACGCCGACGTGGCGACGCGCGTCTCCAAACGCGTCGAACTCAACATTCCCGTCCTCTCGGCGGCGATGGACACCGTCACCGAGAGCGGGATGGCCATCGGGATGGCCCGCGAGGGCGGTCTCGGCGTGCTGCACCGCAACATGCCCGTCGAGGCGATGGTCGCCGAAATCGAGCGCGTCAAACGCGCGGACGAACTCGTCATCCGCCGCGAGAACGTCGTCACCGCGAGCCCCGAGCAGACGGTGCGCGAGGTCGACGCAATGATGGAGGCCGAAGGCGTCAGCGGCGCACCCGTCGTCGACGACGACGACGAGGTGCTCGGCATCATCTCCGGCACTGACATCCGCCCGTATCTGGAGGTCGGCGAGCGCGACGAGGTCCGTGAGGCGATGACCGACGAGGTCATTACCGCCGGCGAGGACGTGACTGCCCGCGAGGCGCTCGAACTGATGTACGACTACAAGATAGAGCGCGTCCCCATCGTCGACGAGAACGACCGTCTCGTCGGACTGGTCACGATGCAGGGTATCCTCCAGCGCCGCGAGCACGAATACGCTGCTCGCGACGACGAAGGACGACTCGTCGTCGGCGTCGCCGTCGGTCCGTTCGAGACCGACCGGGCTGTCGCCGCCGACGACGCCGGGGCGGACGTGCTGTTCATCGACTGCGCACACGCGCACAACCTCAACGTCATCGACAGCGCCCGCGACATCAAAGCCGAAGTCGACGCCGACGTCGTCGTCGGCAACATCGGCACGCGTGAGGCCGCCGAGGCCGTCGTCGACTTCGCCGACGGCGTGAAAGTCGGCATCGGACCGGGGTCCATCTGTACGACACGCGTCGTCACCGGATCGGGGATGCCCCAGATTACGGCCGTCGCCGAAGTCGCCGACGTCGCAAGCAGAGAGAACGTCCCGGTTATCGCCGACGGCGGGATTCGCTACTCCGGTGACGCCATCAAAGCGATCGCCGCCGGTGCCGACGCCGTGATGCTCGGCTCCTACTTCGCGGGTACCAAGGAAGCGCCCGGCCGCGTCATCACAATGAACGGCAAGAAGTACAAACAGTACCGCGGCATGGGTAGCGTCGGCGCGATGCGCTCGGGCGGCGGCGACCGCTACCTCAAAGACGCCGACGAGGACGAGGAGTTCGTTCCCGAGGGCGTTGAGGCCGCCACTCCGTACAAGGGGACGCTCGCCTCCGAACTCCACCAGCTCGTCGGCGGCATGAAGTCCGGGATGGGCTACGTCGGCGCGGAGACGATCCCCGTGTTCAAAGAGCGCGCCCGGTTCGTCCGCGTCTCGTCGGCCGGACAGACCGAGGGCCACCCCCACGACGTGATGATTACCGACGAGGCGCCGAACTACAGCCCGCAGGAGTAA
- a CDS encoding TrmB family transcriptional regulator, translating to MDTAELRRALEDAELSPYQADAYTALLRLGSASATELADACSVPTARIYDVLRDLEAKGYIETYEQDSLHARANEPQAVLTSLRGKAERFTAAAAEIEERWEQPAVDGHMVSIVKRFETVFDRACDIVREAETEVQVSATAEQFRRLRPALATAYDNGAIVSVSIHSDSGTTADELPDTRAYDGIATEVRHRRLPAPFIVLVDRNETCFTPHARSVNRYGVLVDDYTLTYVFHWYFQTCLWEVWEPMYDARPTEPPLVYADIRRFVREIEPLLEDGTTVRVAVEGFDTESGEAVSFAGTLVDVSYAGSSTNGEPPLSQLAGETALTIAVDGETRTVGGWGAVIEDVEAIRLTVEALT from the coding sequence ATGGACACCGCGGAGTTACGTCGTGCGCTCGAAGACGCGGAGCTATCGCCGTACCAGGCCGACGCGTACACGGCGCTGCTTCGGTTAGGGTCGGCCAGCGCGACCGAACTCGCCGACGCGTGTTCGGTGCCGACCGCCCGTATCTACGACGTGCTCCGCGACCTCGAAGCGAAAGGCTACATCGAGACGTACGAACAGGATAGCCTGCACGCGCGCGCGAACGAACCGCAGGCGGTGCTCACGTCCCTTCGCGGCAAGGCCGAGCGGTTCACCGCCGCGGCCGCCGAAATCGAGGAACGCTGGGAGCAACCGGCCGTCGACGGCCACATGGTCAGCATTGTCAAGCGGTTCGAGACGGTGTTCGACCGCGCCTGCGACATCGTCCGCGAGGCGGAGACGGAGGTTCAGGTGTCGGCGACGGCCGAACAGTTCCGACGACTCCGACCTGCGCTCGCGACGGCGTACGACAACGGCGCGATCGTCAGCGTCTCGATACACAGCGACTCGGGGACGACCGCCGACGAACTGCCGGATACGAGAGCGTACGACGGCATCGCCACCGAGGTCAGACACCGGCGACTCCCGGCCCCGTTCATCGTGCTCGTCGACCGAAACGAGACCTGCTTCACCCCGCACGCACGGTCGGTCAACCGGTACGGCGTCCTCGTCGACGACTACACGCTCACCTATGTCTTCCACTGGTACTTTCAGACCTGCCTCTGGGAGGTGTGGGAACCGATGTACGACGCGCGGCCGACCGAACCGCCGCTCGTCTACGCCGACATCAGACGTTTCGTCCGCGAGATTGAACCGCTGCTCGAAGATGGCACGACGGTTCGCGTCGCCGTCGAAGGCTTCGACACCGAGAGCGGGGAGGCGGTGTCGTTCGCCGGGACGCTCGTCGACGTCTCGTACGCGGGGAGTTCGACGAACGGCGAACCGCCGCTGTCGCAACTGGCCGGCGAAACCGCACTCACTATCGCCGTCGACGGGGAGACGCGAACCGTCGGCGGGTGGGGTGCGGTCATCGAAGACGTGGAGGCGATTCGCCTGACCGTCGAAGCGTTGACGTAG
- a CDS encoding HalX domain-containing protein, producing MTDEPPLVLVVEDEPDLANLYAAWLDDEYRVRTAYGGHEALSELDGAVDVVLLDRRMPGLSGDEVLSAVRERDIDCRVAMVTAVEPDFDILEMGFDDYLVKPVTRESLQGTVSNLLMRSSYDDGVRELFALASKKAVLEAEKDESTLAGTAEYRQLSERLTELQSKLDEQLQLGDHDSFVGMYRDLGREDAFGFDEFNEE from the coding sequence ATGACCGACGAACCGCCGTTAGTCCTCGTCGTCGAAGACGAACCGGACCTCGCGAACCTCTACGCGGCGTGGTTGGACGACGAGTACCGCGTCCGGACCGCGTACGGCGGCCACGAGGCTCTCTCCGAGTTGGACGGAGCGGTCGACGTCGTCCTCCTCGACAGACGGATGCCGGGCCTATCGGGAGACGAAGTACTCAGCGCCGTCAGAGAGCGCGACATCGACTGCCGCGTGGCGATGGTGACCGCCGTCGAACCCGACTTCGACATCCTCGAGATGGGGTTCGACGACTACCTCGTCAAACCGGTCACGCGCGAGTCGCTACAGGGAACCGTCTCGAACCTGCTCATGCGCAGTAGCTACGACGACGGCGTCCGCGAACTGTTCGCGCTCGCTTCGAAGAAAGCGGTACTGGAAGCCGAGAAGGACGAGTCGACCCTCGCAGGGACCGCGGAGTACCGACAACTCAGCGAGCGACTTACCGAACTCCAGTCGAAACTCGACGAGCAACTCCAACTCGGCGACCACGACAGTTTCGTCGGCATGTACCGCGACCTCGGCCGCGAGGACGCGTTCGGTTTCGACGAGTTCAACGAGGAGTAG
- a CDS encoding ParA family protein → MKRAVTMWSESGGVGKTTMATNTAAALGRRNADVLVVDLDPQLGSLTDHVGFGDLKTTDDDHLGDVLLDQDRDASELVVDAGDFDLVPSHEGLANIESEMAARSTSLREFQLRSSLAPLASEYDYFVVDPPATLNVLVDNALVAARDVLIPIELTRKGSVSIDGLEDTLDSMERGFRTFDESFALGILAVVPNEVGDSNIYREVREELETAGKPVTPFGIRKRDVLKEAWRNHMSVFEFADSAETRDLRPYEEDLLDQFDTVARIVERGSVEAATEVAQ, encoded by the coding sequence ATGAAACGGGCAGTGACGATGTGGAGCGAATCCGGCGGCGTCGGCAAGACGACGATGGCGACGAACACGGCCGCCGCCCTCGGACGACGGAACGCGGACGTTCTCGTCGTCGACCTGGACCCGCAGCTCGGCAGCTTGACCGACCACGTCGGCTTCGGCGACCTGAAGACGACCGACGACGACCACCTCGGCGACGTGCTCCTCGACCAGGACCGGGACGCGAGCGAACTCGTCGTCGACGCGGGCGACTTCGATTTGGTTCCCTCCCACGAAGGACTGGCGAACATCGAGAGCGAGATGGCCGCGCGGAGCACGTCGCTCCGGGAGTTCCAGTTGCGCTCGTCGCTGGCACCGCTGGCGAGCGAGTACGATTACTTCGTCGTCGACCCGCCGGCGACGCTGAACGTCCTCGTCGACAACGCGCTCGTCGCCGCTCGCGACGTGCTCATCCCCATCGAGTTAACGCGGAAAGGGAGCGTCTCCATCGACGGACTGGAGGACACGCTCGACAGCATGGAGCGCGGCTTTCGGACGTTCGACGAGTCGTTCGCGCTCGGCATCCTCGCCGTCGTCCCCAACGAGGTCGGTGACTCGAATATCTACCGGGAGGTCCGCGAGGAGTTGGAGACAGCGGGCAAACCCGTCACACCGTTCGGCATCCGCAAGCGCGACGTGCTGAAGGAGGCGTGGCGCAACCACATGAGCGTCTTCGAGTTCGCCGACAGCGCGGAGACCAGAGACCTCCGCCCGTACGAGGAGGACCTCCTCGACCAGTTCGACACCGTCGCCCGTATCGTCGAGCGCGGGAGCGTCGAGGCGGCCACGGAGGTGGCGCAATGA
- a CDS encoding pyridoxal phosphate-dependent aminotransferase gives MRIADRVERVPPSGIRRFFELAEEKEEVISLGVGEPDFSAPWAARTAAIDSLERGRTSYTANRGMRELRTEIADHVQRYDLDYDPDEEILVTTGASEALDVAMRAFVDPGDRVAVHQPSYISYVPGVVFAGGQPLAVPTRPENDFALTYEDLANAGAGDAEALMLCYPNNPTGATMSRSELEAVAEFAVEHDLTVLSDEIYAALTYEGEHTSIATLPGMRERTVVFNGFSKAYAMTGLRLGYALGPPEAIRAMNRIHQYSMLSAPTTAQYAALEALQSCGDEVVEMRDQYDRRRRFVLSRFDEMGLDCFEARGAFYAFPHCGGDDERFAEELLRQEDVAVVPGSVFGVGGEGHLRISYATGLDELRTAMNRIERFVDGR, from the coding sequence ATGAGAATCGCAGATCGAGTCGAACGCGTGCCGCCGTCGGGTATTCGGCGGTTCTTCGAGCTCGCCGAGGAGAAAGAGGAGGTCATCTCGCTGGGCGTCGGCGAACCCGACTTCAGCGCGCCGTGGGCCGCCAGAACGGCCGCCATCGACTCGCTCGAACGCGGTCGCACCTCCTACACGGCGAACCGCGGGATGCGCGAGTTGCGGACCGAGATCGCCGACCACGTCCAGCGCTACGACCTCGACTACGACCCGGACGAGGAGATTCTCGTGACGACCGGCGCGAGCGAGGCGCTCGACGTCGCGATGCGGGCGTTCGTCGACCCCGGTGACCGAGTCGCCGTCCACCAACCGTCGTACATCTCGTACGTGCCGGGCGTCGTCTTCGCCGGCGGCCAACCGCTAGCGGTGCCGACGCGTCCGGAGAACGACTTCGCGCTGACCTACGAGGACTTGGCGAACGCGGGAGCCGGAGACGCGGAGGCGCTGATGCTTTGCTACCCGAACAACCCGACCGGCGCGACGATGAGTCGCTCGGAACTCGAAGCCGTCGCGGAGTTCGCCGTCGAACACGACCTCACGGTGCTCTCCGACGAGATCTACGCCGCGCTCACGTACGAGGGCGAACACACCTCCATCGCGACGCTGCCGGGGATGCGCGAGCGAACGGTCGTCTTCAACGGCTTCTCGAAAGCCTACGCAATGACGGGACTTCGACTCGGCTACGCGCTGGGACCGCCGGAGGCGATCCGGGCGATGAACCGTATCCACCAGTATTCGATGCTCTCGGCGCCGACGACGGCTCAATACGCCGCGCTCGAAGCGCTGCAGTCGTGCGGCGATGAAGTCGTCGAGATGCGTGACCAGTACGACCGTCGCCGCCGGTTCGTCCTCTCACGGTTCGACGAGATGGGGCTGGACTGCTTCGAGGCTCGCGGCGCGTTCTACGCCTTCCCGCACTGCGGCGGCGACGACGAACGGTTCGCCGAGGAACTCCTCCGACAGGAAGACGTCGCCGTCGTCCCTGGCAGCGTCTTCGGCGTCGGCGGCGAGGGTCACCTCCGCATCTCCTACGCAACCGGTCTCGACGAACTCCGGACGGCGATGAACCGCATCGAGCGGTTCGTCGACGGTCGATGA
- a CDS encoding Lrp/AsnC family transcriptional regulator, producing MDDRREILELLLSNAREDTTDLAQQTGLDEATVEECIDSLEADGVVRGYQAIVDWSRLDEEHVQAEIELNVELDRETGYDDISRRIAKFPQVASLRLISGDYDFAVSIEGDSMHDVSRFVAEQIAPIPEVTQTVTHFVMETYKERGVSFGEKDDDDRLSISP from the coding sequence ATGGATGATAGACGGGAGATTCTGGAACTCCTCTTGTCGAACGCTCGCGAAGACACCACCGACCTCGCCCAACAGACGGGTCTCGACGAGGCGACGGTCGAGGAGTGCATCGACTCGTTGGAGGCCGACGGCGTTGTCCGCGGCTATCAGGCCATCGTGGACTGGAGCCGACTGGACGAAGAGCACGTGCAAGCGGAGATCGAGCTCAACGTCGAGCTCGACCGGGAGACGGGGTACGACGACATCTCCCGGCGCATCGCGAAGTTCCCCCAAGTCGCGTCGCTGCGACTCATCTCCGGCGACTACGACTTCGCGGTGAGCATCGAAGGCGACTCGATGCACGACGTGTCGCGCTTCGTCGCCGAACAGATCGCGCCGATTCCGGAGGTCACGCAGACGGTGACGCACTTCGTCATGGAGACGTACAAGGAACGCGGCGTCTCCTTCGGCGAAAAAGACGACGACGACCGCCTCTCGATCTCCCCATGA
- a CDS encoding cation:proton antiporter: MVVIEPLGHHELFLVITQLVVLLVTARALGEAFSRIGQPTVVGELLAGVLLGPSVLGLALPGVYDSLFAVSESQFHLLEIVAWLGLIMLLVVTGLETDVDLIISKGRTAVVLSLGGILVPFATGFALGWYLPLEFIAAPEQRLVFSLFIATAMSISAIPVIAKVLIELDVIRRDVGQLILAAGMVDDTLGWILLATVAGLARSGVVDVSSAATTVLSVVVFLGVAFTVGQRFVRELVRWVDNVVGGEMALLTTLMALALAAGAVTQFLGLEAILGAFVVGILVGQVKRFDYNLRHTFEIVTLGIFAPIFFAIAGLRMNVAALFDPTVFAVGLVVLAVACFGKFAGIIGASWVAGLSRWEGITIGGGMNARGAMEIIVATIGLGLGILTTEMYSIIVMIAIVTSLMAPTVMRWSIPKIEISDEERARLEQESQRRRSFVDGIATILLPTRCSPDSQFAAQIVGSLSRDQDIEVTSMYLEHAEKRESKARVGATLKSLVGLQTDDRRRTNGGETRSDDHDTMAGRTSPNDSSTELGDGETFGEERTGCQRLMKARLNLPSSQTRTIARPTRGSTTATVLEEAGEGYSLLVIGASERGTRVDAPLFDETIDEIIRDAPCPVMVTSAKRSDDEGDRPQEEVTIRRILLPTVGTEYNRHAAEVAFAIARDRNAVVEVVHVVSPPPVDEQFVDRPEMESTLRLGEEIVDGEADLGRRIGATVRTNVFVGEDDLEEELVARATEGGHDLVVLGSNLRPLTGRAYFGHRVDYVIRNAPCPVVVLSSA; the protein is encoded by the coding sequence ATGGTAGTAATCGAACCACTCGGTCACCACGAGCTGTTTCTCGTCATTACCCAGCTAGTGGTCTTGTTAGTCACCGCGCGGGCACTGGGCGAGGCGTTCAGTCGAATCGGACAGCCGACGGTCGTCGGCGAACTCCTCGCCGGGGTGCTTCTCGGACCGTCCGTCCTCGGTCTGGCGCTGCCTGGCGTCTACGATTCGCTGTTCGCGGTCTCGGAGAGTCAGTTCCATCTCCTCGAAATCGTCGCGTGGCTCGGGCTCATCATGCTGCTCGTCGTCACTGGTCTGGAGACGGACGTCGACCTCATCATCAGCAAGGGGCGAACGGCGGTCGTCCTCTCACTCGGGGGCATCCTCGTCCCTTTCGCGACCGGTTTCGCGTTGGGGTGGTACCTCCCGCTGGAGTTCATCGCCGCGCCCGAGCAGCGACTCGTGTTCAGTCTCTTTATCGCCACGGCGATGAGCATCTCCGCCATCCCGGTCATCGCCAAGGTGCTCATCGAACTCGACGTCATCCGTCGCGACGTCGGACAGCTCATCCTCGCGGCGGGAATGGTCGACGACACCCTGGGGTGGATTCTGCTCGCGACCGTCGCCGGACTCGCGCGCAGCGGCGTCGTCGACGTGAGCTCGGCGGCGACGACCGTTCTGTCGGTAGTCGTCTTCCTCGGCGTCGCGTTCACTGTCGGTCAGCGCTTCGTGCGCGAACTCGTACGCTGGGTCGACAACGTCGTCGGTGGAGAGATGGCGCTATTGACCACGCTGATGGCGCTGGCGCTCGCCGCGGGAGCCGTCACCCAGTTTCTGGGTCTGGAGGCGATTCTCGGCGCGTTCGTCGTTGGCATCCTCGTCGGCCAGGTCAAGCGCTTCGACTACAACCTCCGACACACGTTCGAGATAGTGACGCTCGGCATCTTCGCGCCCATCTTCTTCGCCATTGCCGGACTGCGGATGAACGTGGCGGCGCTGTTCGACCCGACAGTGTTCGCCGTCGGCCTCGTCGTCCTCGCGGTGGCGTGCTTCGGCAAGTTCGCGGGAATCATCGGGGCTTCGTGGGTCGCCGGGCTCTCGCGATGGGAGGGAATCACCATCGGCGGCGGGATGAACGCCCGCGGAGCGATGGAGATAATCGTCGCAACAATCGGCCTCGGACTGGGTATCCTGACGACGGAGATGTACAGCATTATCGTCATGATCGCTATCGTCACCTCGCTCATGGCGCCCACGGTCATGCGGTGGTCGATTCCGAAAATCGAAATAAGCGACGAGGAGCGTGCGCGACTCGAACAGGAGTCGCAGCGGCGGCGGAGCTTCGTCGACGGAATCGCGACCATCCTGCTGCCGACCCGGTGCAGCCCCGACTCGCAGTTCGCCGCCCAGATCGTCGGTTCGTTGAGCCGCGACCAGGACATTGAGGTCACGAGCATGTATCTCGAGCATGCTGAGAAACGAGAGTCGAAAGCAAGGGTGGGAGCGACCCTCAAGTCGCTGGTCGGACTGCAGACCGACGACCGGCGACGGACGAACGGCGGCGAAACTCGCTCCGACGACCACGACACCATGGCTGGCCGCACGTCTCCGAACGACTCGTCGACGGAACTGGGAGACGGGGAGACGTTCGGGGAGGAACGCACCGGCTGTCAACGGCTGATGAAAGCCCGCCTGAACCTCCCCAGTTCGCAGACGCGGACCATCGCTCGACCGACGCGTGGGAGTACGACCGCGACGGTCCTCGAAGAGGCCGGCGAGGGGTATAGCCTCCTCGTAATCGGCGCCTCCGAACGCGGCACCCGGGTCGACGCCCCGCTGTTCGACGAGACGATAGACGAGATAATCCGCGACGCTCCCTGCCCGGTGATGGTCACGAGCGCGAAGCGAAGCGACGACGAGGGAGACCGCCCGCAAGAGGAGGTTACGATTCGACGGATTCTCCTACCGACGGTCGGCACCGAGTACAACCGCCACGCCGCGGAGGTGGCGTTCGCCATCGCGCGCGACCGAAACGCCGTCGTCGAGGTCGTCCACGTCGTCAGTCCACCGCCCGTCGACGAGCAGTTCGTCGACCGACCTGAAATGGAGTCGACGCTACGACTCGGCGAGGAGATCGTCGACGGCGAGGCGGACCTCGGCCGTCGGATAGGTGCGACGGTTCGCACGAACGTCTTCGTCGGCGAGGACGACCTCGAAGAGGAACTCGTCGCGCGAGCGACCGAGGGCGGTCATGACCTCGTCGTCCTCGGGAGCAATCTCAGGCCGCTGACCGGACGGGCGTACTTCGGTCACAGAGTCGACTACGTCATCCGAAACGCACCCTGTCCGGTCGTCGTTCTCAGTTCGGCCTGA